In one window of Poriferisphaera corsica DNA:
- the proC gene encoding pyrroline-5-carboxylate reductase, with product MQYKLAFIGAGNMAEAIARSAISSGTLTPDQIIAADPSPDRRDLFASIGLHVTPSSSDAAAQAEQIMFAFKPQMMNDALSTFASSLTPAQTIISIMAGISSEKIHTAITNLNPQADGIKVVRVMPNTPIMVNYGMAGVSLGQNTNPGDDDFAFQLFNAATNKAVRVTEEQLHLITAISGSGPAYIFFIAEALQQAAKDIGLPEHAHELVTQTILGSALLMNQSPDSPAELRRKVTSPKGTTEAAINKMTDLNLPNTIEQGAAACLKRSIELGNL from the coding sequence ATGCAGTACAAACTCGCTTTCATCGGCGCAGGCAACATGGCCGAAGCAATCGCACGCTCCGCCATCTCCTCCGGCACGCTTACCCCTGATCAAATCATTGCCGCAGACCCTTCACCCGACCGCCGCGACCTCTTCGCCTCCATCGGCCTCCACGTCACACCTTCATCCTCAGACGCCGCCGCACAAGCCGAGCAGATCATGTTCGCGTTCAAACCCCAAATGATGAACGATGCGCTCTCTACCTTCGCCTCATCACTCACCCCCGCTCAAACCATCATCTCCATCATGGCCGGCATCTCCTCTGAAAAAATCCACACCGCTATCACTAACCTCAACCCTCAAGCCGACGGCATCAAAGTCGTCCGCGTCATGCCCAACACACCCATCATGGTCAACTACGGCATGGCTGGTGTCTCTCTCGGCCAAAACACCAATCCCGGCGACGATGATTTCGCTTTCCAACTCTTCAACGCCGCAACAAACAAAGCTGTCCGCGTCACCGAAGAACAACTCCACCTCATCACCGCTATCTCAGGCTCCGGCCCCGCGTACATTTTCTTCATCGCCGAAGCTCTACAGCAAGCCGCCAAAGATATCGGCCTCCCCGAACATGCTCACGAGCTCGTCACCCAGACCATCCTCGGCTCCGCCCTCCTGATGAATCAATCTCCCGATTCGCCCGCCGAACTACGCCGCAAAGTCACCTCTCCAAAAGGCACCACAGAAGCCGCTATCAACAAAATGACCGACCTCAACCTACCCAATACCATTGAACAAGGCGCCGCCGCCTGCCTCAAGCGTTCCATCGAGCTTGGCAACCTTTAA
- a CDS encoding acetyl-CoA carboxylase carboxyltransferase subunit alpha, producing MSSVNMYELDFERPLMQLERQISELEVQNQQEQSVVGGEGDVDLGAEIGELRASHEMMLEKIYANLSPVNTVKVARHPNRPQAMDYIKAFVKDFCELHGDRHYGDDRAIVCGFGRIGKTKCVVIGHNKGKDTAEKIKCNFGCAHPEGYRKALRVMKLGEKYGLPIVTLIDTPGAYPGIGAEERGQAEAIAVNLREMSRLKVPIVSVVIGEGGSGGALGIGVGDRIAMMEYSWWSVISPEGCASILWKTSNPETNAQAAEVLHLTAKDNLELGVVDDLIKEPMGGAHRDLNRATANVEKYLLGALRDLNRFKTNNLLNKRYKRLRSMGRTTG from the coding sequence ATGAGTTCTGTGAATATGTATGAATTGGATTTTGAGCGGCCGCTGATGCAACTTGAGCGTCAGATTTCGGAGCTTGAAGTGCAGAATCAGCAGGAACAGTCGGTTGTTGGGGGTGAGGGTGATGTTGATCTGGGGGCGGAGATTGGGGAGTTGCGGGCATCGCATGAGATGATGCTGGAGAAGATCTATGCCAATCTAAGCCCGGTAAATACGGTGAAGGTGGCACGCCATCCGAACAGGCCTCAGGCGATGGATTACATCAAGGCGTTTGTGAAGGATTTTTGCGAGCTGCATGGTGATCGACATTATGGAGATGATCGAGCGATTGTTTGTGGGTTTGGTCGTATCGGCAAAACGAAGTGCGTCGTGATCGGCCACAACAAGGGGAAGGATACGGCTGAGAAAATTAAGTGTAATTTTGGGTGTGCTCATCCGGAGGGATACCGCAAAGCGCTTCGGGTGATGAAATTGGGTGAAAAATATGGTTTGCCAATTGTGACGTTGATTGATACGCCAGGAGCTTATCCGGGGATCGGGGCGGAGGAGAGAGGGCAAGCAGAAGCGATTGCGGTGAACTTGAGGGAGATGAGCCGACTGAAGGTGCCGATTGTTTCTGTAGTGATCGGTGAAGGGGGATCGGGCGGTGCGCTGGGTATTGGTGTGGGAGATCGGATTGCGATGATGGAATATAGTTGGTGGTCGGTGATCAGTCCGGAAGGATGCGCTTCGATTTTGTGGAAGACATCGAATCCTGAGACGAATGCTCAGGCGGCTGAGGTACTGCACTTGACCGCGAAGGACAATCTTGAGTTGGGTGTTGTAGATGATTTGATTAAGGAGCCAATGGGCGGGGCTCACAGGGATCTGAATCGAGCTACGGCTAATGTAGAGAAATACTTGTTGGGTGCATTGCGGGATCTGAACCGCTTTAAAACGAATAATCTTCTGAATAAACGATATAAGCGACTGCGTTCGATGGGGCGGACAACAGGTTGA
- a CDS encoding BlaI/MecI/CopY family transcriptional regulator translates to MNQKHRLGDLQIAIMHILWDQGEASASHVHTTLLEERGLAITTIKTMLRKMEERGLVTHRENGRQFIYIPLIEKQETRTGMVHDLIKRMFSGDSTALVNHLLNEGEIDVNEIEELKAQLSAKKRKKTK, encoded by the coding sequence ATGAATCAGAAACACAGACTCGGCGACTTGCAAATCGCCATCATGCACATCCTTTGGGATCAAGGTGAAGCATCCGCAAGCCACGTACACACCACGCTTCTCGAAGAGCGCGGCCTGGCAATAACAACCATCAAAACCATGCTTCGCAAAATGGAAGAACGTGGATTAGTCACACATCGTGAAAACGGCAGACAGTTTATCTACATTCCTCTCATCGAAAAACAGGAAACGCGTACAGGTATGGTCCACGACCTCATCAAACGCATGTTCTCCGGCGACAGTACCGCTCTCGTCAATCATCTGCTTAATGAAGGTGAAATCGACGTAAACGAAATTGAAGAACTCAAAGCCCAACTTAGCGCTAAAAAGCGAAAGAAAACAAAATGA
- a CDS encoding prephenate dehydrogenase: MTQINQLTIIGTGLLGASVGLAAKQSGFAKKVAGVSRNLESAEKAASVGAIDMPFDKISDSLADADLAVIAVPLSGFDYIFSLIAPLQRPNLFITDVGSTKSSVIASAKKHLTDPTLFLGSHPMAGSEKQGPESASANLFPNKPCILTPEPDTNRNLINTVTALWQALSMNILTMTPEQHDTQTAVVSHLPHAAAALLIQTANTLGGYDVASTGFRDTTRLASSNPPMRVDIMSANRPALITALSQYRDQITNLMAILESNDRQALLDLLTLSQTSRDHWLDDSFH, translated from the coding sequence ATGACGCAAATCAACCAACTCACCATCATCGGTACAGGCCTCCTCGGAGCCTCCGTTGGCCTCGCTGCCAAACAGTCAGGCTTTGCCAAAAAAGTTGCCGGTGTCTCAAGAAACCTCGAATCTGCCGAAAAAGCCGCATCCGTCGGCGCGATCGATATGCCCTTTGACAAAATTTCCGATTCACTTGCTGATGCAGATCTCGCCGTCATTGCTGTTCCCCTCTCAGGCTTTGACTATATTTTTTCACTCATCGCCCCACTACAGCGTCCTAATCTCTTCATCACTGACGTTGGCTCCACAAAATCCTCCGTCATCGCCTCAGCCAAAAAGCATCTCACTGATCCAACCCTTTTTCTCGGCTCCCATCCCATGGCAGGCTCCGAAAAGCAAGGCCCAGAATCGGCCTCAGCAAACCTTTTCCCAAACAAGCCCTGTATTCTCACCCCTGAGCCCGACACAAACCGCAACCTCATCAACACCGTCACCGCGCTCTGGCAAGCGCTCAGCATGAATATCCTCACCATGACTCCAGAGCAGCACGACACGCAAACCGCCGTCGTCTCACATCTCCCTCACGCCGCCGCCGCCCTCCTCATCCAGACAGCCAACACTCTCGGCGGATACGATGTTGCCTCCACAGGCTTCCGTGACACCACACGCCTCGCTTCCTCCAACCCACCGATGCGCGTCGACATCATGTCCGCCAACCGCCCCGCACTCATCACTGCACTCAGCCAATACCGCGATCAAATCACAAACCTCATGGCCATCCTCGAGTCCAATGATCGGCAAGCCCTTCTTGACCTACTCACACTATCACAAACTTCTCGTGACCACTGGCTAGACGACTCCTTTCATTAA